In the Nitrospirota bacterium genome, one interval contains:
- a CDS encoding response regulator, giving the protein MLNRRHSISRVITYISAAVISIFVIAIPLSYFVISYQYMAGSLKTDAEINAAIISHSMNLEGPEQEIGQEKLTESISQRLRQGSGEIRRLVNEKNVVVAETADHIKPPFIMQAALLTNPDKATLRVEIYRSVRPLVERTLLIALLGSIVGTVVFITLRNLPLKTLYRSEMALIQSEERYRDLFDSASDLIQIISPEGAIVYVNRSWLKVMKYDQQEIEGRPFLDIVHPEDRQMFTAAFQALLAGEITDRFEARLITKSGTIIQVEGSVDCGFRDGQPVSFRAIFHDSTKRRIVEDALYHSVEDLESKTVELQDAYAKIETDRNNLRSALTVFAEIISDIEKKKGFESYVYEPQENPFIPVCWQTLNCGHLECPVYGKVNIRCWQIAGTHCGGMIQGHFARKFSDCKECRVYKLSITDPAFEIRETFSNMMHILQIKHNELVAARLASEEASRLKSEILANMSHEIRTPMNGIIGMTLLALDTELTVEQRDYLVNVRKSAYALLDLINDILDFSKIDAGKMTLEDTDFNLRVLMEDVIDTLAPQAAEKGLELALLLSHDVPSLLRGDPGRLRQILLNLGGNAVKFTQTGDVLISAELIEETDNTAAILFRVKDSGIGIPADKQQNIFEAFVQADGSTTRLHGGTGLGLSISRKLADMMGGEITLESEPGKGSSFWFTLSFAKQQGVHAPEEASGFDFRGIRVLISDDNATNSDILIRMFGSVGCLTDAAAGGASTIEALGEAAAAGRPYHAVVLDLQVPDMNGEHTAAIIRNTPSIKDTAVIVITSLGNRGDVAHLRELGCEGYLVRPVKQTFLLDVMAAILSARAEGKRREISPVVTRYAIAERKFSDLSILVVEDNPINQKLIVSMLNRGGYSRIEMADNGRTAVETSGRNDFDISLMDVQMPEIDGFGATQLIREREAGRRHTVIVAMTALAMKGDREKCLAAGMDDYLSKPIDPHTLFKVIEKWSRSQTAKYFRPAEYSMDKEHETKKSVCMASPIDMPAALTRFDNDKVFFKTMLDTFLNSLPQKIHELEDAVRSGDASLVEQCSHNIKGVAGMLSAQAVFSAAMKIEGKGSDKDLTDVAVLINVLKTEISELTAFAKTIETGAEGYI; this is encoded by the coding sequence ATGCTGAACCGGCGACATTCAATATCCAGAGTCATTACCTACATCTCAGCCGCGGTCATCAGCATTTTTGTGATCGCCATTCCGCTCAGTTATTTTGTTATCTCGTATCAGTATATGGCCGGAAGTCTGAAGACCGATGCTGAAATTAATGCCGCCATAATCTCTCATTCAATGAATCTGGAAGGTCCCGAGCAGGAGATCGGACAGGAAAAACTTACGGAATCGATCTCACAGCGGCTCAGACAGGGCAGCGGTGAGATCCGGCGTCTCGTCAATGAGAAAAATGTGGTTGTGGCTGAAACTGCCGACCATATCAAACCGCCCTTTATCATGCAGGCCGCTCTTCTTACCAACCCTGACAAGGCCACTCTCAGGGTTGAGATTTATCGTTCTGTCCGTCCGCTGGTCGAAAGAACATTGCTGATCGCGCTTCTGGGGTCCATTGTCGGCACAGTCGTTTTTATTACCCTGAGAAACCTGCCGCTCAAGACACTCTACCGCTCTGAAATGGCGCTCATACAAAGCGAAGAGAGATACAGAGATTTATTCGACAGCGCCTCTGACCTCATCCAGATCATCTCGCCTGAGGGGGCCATTGTGTATGTCAATCGGTCATGGCTCAAAGTGATGAAATACGATCAGCAGGAGATCGAGGGGCGGCCCTTTCTGGATATCGTCCATCCTGAAGACAGGCAGATGTTTACCGCAGCCTTTCAGGCGCTGCTGGCAGGGGAAATAACCGACCGCTTCGAAGCCAGACTCATCACGAAGTCCGGGACGATCATCCAGGTCGAGGGGAGCGTTGATTGCGGATTCAGGGACGGACAGCCCGTATCGTTCCGGGCCATCTTTCATGACAGCACAAAACGCAGGATCGTCGAAGACGCCCTGTACCATTCGGTGGAAGACCTTGAATCAAAGACTGTTGAACTTCAGGACGCATACGCAAAGATCGAGACCGACCGAAACAATCTGCGTTCGGCCCTCACCGTCTTTGCCGAGATCATATCCGACATAGAAAAGAAAAAGGGCTTCGAATCCTATGTCTATGAGCCGCAGGAAAACCCTTTTATCCCTGTCTGCTGGCAGACCCTCAACTGCGGCCATCTGGAATGCCCGGTATACGGCAAAGTGAATATCCGATGCTGGCAGATAGCGGGAACGCACTGCGGCGGCATGATACAGGGACATTTTGCCCGAAAATTCAGCGATTGCAAGGAATGCCGCGTATATAAACTGTCGATCACAGACCCGGCCTTCGAAATACGTGAGACCTTCAGCAATATGATGCATATTCTTCAGATCAAGCATAATGAACTGGTAGCGGCACGTCTGGCCTCGGAAGAGGCCAGCAGACTGAAATCGGAAATCCTTGCGAATATGAGCCACGAAATTCGTACGCCGATGAACGGCATTATCGGCATGACGCTGCTGGCGCTGGATACTGAACTGACCGTCGAGCAGCGCGACTACCTGGTAAACGTGCGCAAAAGCGCCTATGCACTCCTGGACCTGATCAATGACATCCTGGATTTTTCAAAGATCGATGCAGGCAAAATGACGCTCGAAGATACAGACTTTAACCTGCGCGTGCTTATGGAGGACGTGATCGATACCCTGGCGCCGCAGGCTGCTGAAAAGGGGCTTGAACTGGCACTGCTCCTCAGTCATGATGTGCCGTCGCTCCTCAGGGGAGATCCGGGCAGGCTGCGCCAGATCCTCCTTAACCTTGGCGGCAACGCCGTGAAGTTTACGCAGACGGGTGATGTTCTGATCAGCGCCGAACTGATTGAGGAGACCGACAATACTGCTGCCATTCTGTTTCGGGTGAAGGATTCGGGGATAGGCATCCCGGCCGATAAGCAGCAGAACATATTCGAGGCTTTTGTCCAGGCTGACGGCTCTACAACCCGCCTCCACGGAGGTACGGGACTTGGCCTCTCGATATCAAGGAAGCTGGCCGATATGATGGGCGGCGAAATAACACTTGAGAGCGAACCAGGAAAAGGCAGCAGCTTCTGGTTTACCTTGTCCTTTGCTAAACAGCAGGGCGTTCATGCACCAGAGGAGGCCTCGGGCTTTGATTTCAGGGGCATCAGGGTCCTGATCTCCGATGACAATGCGACAAACAGTGACATCCTGATCAGGATGTTCGGCAGTGTGGGCTGCCTCACCGATGCGGCAGCAGGCGGGGCATCCACCATTGAAGCACTCGGTGAAGCTGCCGCTGCGGGAAGGCCGTACCACGCAGTAGTGCTTGATTTGCAGGTGCCCGACATGAACGGTGAACACACTGCCGCTATCATCAGGAACACACCCTCGATTAAAGATACGGCGGTAATTGTAATCACGTCGCTCGGAAATCGCGGGGACGTGGCTCATTTGCGGGAACTCGGCTGCGAAGGGTATCTCGTAAGACCGGTAAAACAGACTTTTCTGCTGGATGTTATGGCTGCAATCCTGAGCGCAAGAGCGGAGGGAAAACGCAGAGAGATATCTCCTGTGGTAACAAGGTACGCCATTGCCGAGAGAAAATTCAGTGACCTCAGCATCCTCGTGGTAGAGGACAACCCGATCAACCAAAAGCTCATTGTGTCGATGCTCAACAGGGGAGGATACAGCAGGATCGAGATGGCAGACAATGGCCGTACAGCTGTCGAGACCTCAGGAAGAAATGACTTCGATATTAGTCTCATGGATGTCCAGATGCCGGAAATCGACGGCTTCGGGGCCACACAGTTAATCCGCGAAAGGGAAGCAGGCAGAAGACATACGGTTATCGTGGCAATGACAGCGCTTGCGATGAAGGGAGATCGCGAAAAATGCCTGGCAGCCGGAATGGACGATTATCTCTCCAAGCCGATAGACCCTCATACCCTCTTCAAGGTCATCGAAAAATGGTCAAGATCGCAGACAGCCAAATATTTCAGACCGGCTGAGTACAGCATGGATAAGGAGCATGAAACAAAAAAGAGCGTTTGCATGGCGTCGCCGATTGATATGCCTGCAGCCCTGACACGATTTGACAATGACAAGGTCTTTTTCAAAACAATGCTCGATACCTTTCTGAACAGTCTCCCCCAAAAGATCCATGAACTTGAAGATGCCGTCAGATCGGGAGATGCTTCCCTGGTCGAACAGTGCAGCCACAACATAAAGGGGGTGGCAGGAATGCTGAGCGCCCAGGCTGTCTTTTCTGCCGCGATGAAGATCGAGGGAAAGGGATCGGATAAAGACCTGACGGACGTTGCCGTGCTGATCAATGTCCTGAAAACGGAAATATCTGAACTGACCGCCTTTGCAAAAACTATTGAGACTGGGGCGGAGGGGTATATCTGA
- the hisH gene encoding imidazole glycerol phosphate synthase subunit HisH → MIAIVDYGMGNLRSVEKGFQKVGIEATVTSSPGVIDNAGAVVLPGVGAFKDCIRNLTDLSLTDSVIRSIQKGKPYLGICLGLQVLFSESEEFGTCKGLDVFRGKVVRFGAGMKVPHMGWNTVTIARRPPIFGSIEDNSYFYFVHSFYVVPEDTGIISGTTDYNGSFTSMIWKDNVFATQFHPEKSQELGLRILKGFGDFVKKA, encoded by the coding sequence ATGATCGCAATTGTTGATTACGGTATGGGCAATCTCAGAAGTGTAGAGAAAGGCTTCCAGAAAGTCGGTATAGAGGCAACAGTAACTTCAAGTCCAGGGGTGATTGATAATGCCGGGGCAGTGGTGCTGCCCGGTGTCGGGGCCTTCAAGGACTGCATCAGAAACCTTACTGACCTGTCACTTACGGACAGCGTAATCAGGTCTATACAAAAGGGCAAACCCTATCTCGGTATCTGCCTCGGCCTTCAGGTGCTCTTCAGCGAATCAGAGGAGTTTGGGACCTGCAAGGGGCTCGATGTTTTCAGGGGAAAGGTCGTCCGCTTCGGCGCGGGAATGAAGGTGCCGCATATGGGCTGGAACACGGTTACCATTGCCAGAAGGCCTCCGATATTCGGCAGTATTGAGGACAATTCCTATTTCTATTTCGTGCATTCTTTCTACGTTGTCCCCGAAGATACGGGAATTATCAGCGGGACCACCGACTATAACGGCAGCTTCACCTCCATGATCTGGAAGGACAATGTTTTTGCGACCCAGTTCCACCCGGAAAAAAGCCAGGAACTGGGCCTCAGGATATTGAAGGGCTTCGGAGATTTTGTAAAAAAGGCCTGA
- a CDS encoding ABC transporter permease: MINIPSTLRISFRALRVNKMRSALTMLGIIIGVGAVITMLAVGTGAKQKLGDQLASIGSNLIMIVPGSTAAGGVRLGAGTQSTLSIGDADAIQKECPAVLYVAPAHNGSAQVIYGHQNWSTSITGTTTNMLSVRDWPLTEGRPFSDEEVRSAAKVCLLGQTVIDNLFGGINPIGQIIRIKNVPFTVIGSLDSKGQDPSGRDQDDTIYVPVSTAQKKLFGTTFPGMVRMIMVKAKSTEDLPNAEKQINELLRQRHHIGPKQDDDFTVRNLTSMMQAAEQQTEVMTLLLAAIASVSLLVGGIGIMNIMLVSVTERTREIGIRMAIGAKTWDIRLQFIIEALILSLIGGVAGIIIGISGSEILSALAGWSTIVSPLSIVLAFGFSGLVGIFFGFYPAYKASLLDPIEALRYE, translated from the coding sequence ATGATTAATATCCCTTCAACATTGCGCATATCCTTTAGGGCGCTCAGGGTGAACAAGATGCGCTCTGCCCTGACTATGCTTGGCATTATCATCGGTGTCGGTGCGGTCATAACCATGCTTGCGGTGGGCACCGGAGCAAAACAGAAGCTTGGGGACCAACTCGCCAGCATCGGAAGCAACCTCATCATGATTGTGCCCGGCTCAACCGCTGCCGGCGGGGTGAGGCTGGGGGCAGGGACCCAGTCCACGCTGTCGATCGGTGATGCAGACGCAATACAGAAAGAATGCCCGGCTGTTTTGTATGTTGCGCCGGCACACAACGGGTCGGCCCAGGTGATTTACGGCCATCAGAACTGGTCAACCAGTATTACCGGGACGACAACGAATATGCTCTCTGTGCGGGACTGGCCCCTGACAGAGGGAAGGCCGTTCAGTGATGAAGAGGTCAGAAGTGCGGCAAAGGTCTGCCTGCTTGGCCAGACAGTTATTGATAATCTCTTCGGCGGCATCAACCCTATCGGCCAGATTATCAGGATAAAGAATGTGCCCTTTACGGTTATAGGGAGCCTTGACAGCAAAGGCCAGGACCCAAGCGGACGTGACCAGGACGATACGATATATGTCCCTGTGTCAACGGCACAGAAGAAGCTCTTTGGCACTACGTTCCCGGGCATGGTGAGGATGATCATGGTGAAGGCAAAAAGCACTGAGGACCTTCCCAACGCCGAAAAACAGATAAATGAACTGCTGAGGCAGAGGCATCATATCGGACCGAAACAGGACGATGACTTCACGGTCAGAAACCTTACCTCCATGATGCAGGCTGCCGAGCAGCAGACAGAGGTAATGACCCTTCTGCTTGCAGCCATAGCCTCTGTTTCCCTGCTTGTGGGAGGCATCGGCATTATGAATATCATGCTCGTTTCGGTAACGGAGCGGACCAGGGAGATCGGCATCAGGATGGCGATCGGCGCAAAGACCTGGGACATCAGGCTCCAGTTCATCATCGAGGCGCTGATTCTCTCCCTCATAGGCGGTGTTGCCGGGATCATCATCGGCATATCCGGTTCGGAAATATTGTCTGCGCTTGCAGGATGGTCCACGATCGTCTCGCCGCTCTCGATTGTCCTGGCCTTCGGTTTCTCAGGACTGGTCGGCATCTTCTTCGGCTTCTACCCAGCATATAAGGCATCCCTTCTCGACCCCATAGAAGCACTCAGATACGAATAA
- a CDS encoding ABC transporter ATP-binding protein — MALIETREISKTYCLGDIELNALKNVSLSIEKGEFIAIMGPSGSGKSTFMNILGCLDKPTAGRYLLEGVDVAHMDRDELAAIRNKKLGFVFQGFNLLPRTSAMENVELPLLYEGISAKERVERSSAALAKVGLAGRENHHPNQLSGGQQQRVAIARALVNNSPVILADEPTGNLDTKTSFEIMDLFVQLNKESNITIILVTHEKDIADFSRRLIFFRDGVVLSDESSGKT, encoded by the coding sequence ATGGCCCTTATCGAAACAAGGGAAATCTCCAAGACGTACTGTCTCGGGGACATTGAGTTGAATGCGCTCAAGAATGTTTCCCTCAGCATTGAAAAGGGCGAATTCATAGCCATCATGGGACCTTCGGGCTCGGGCAAGTCTACGTTTATGAATATCCTTGGCTGTCTTGATAAGCCGACAGCCGGAAGATACCTGCTTGAAGGGGTTGATGTGGCTCATATGGACAGGGACGAACTTGCAGCCATCCGGAACAAGAAACTGGGGTTTGTCTTTCAGGGGTTCAATCTTCTGCCGAGGACTTCGGCTATGGAGAATGTCGAACTTCCCCTGCTCTATGAAGGCATTTCTGCAAAGGAACGGGTGGAGAGGTCTTCGGCAGCGCTTGCGAAGGTGGGCCTTGCAGGCAGGGAAAACCATCATCCCAACCAGCTCTCAGGGGGCCAGCAGCAGAGGGTAGCCATCGCGCGGGCGCTGGTAAACAACTCGCCGGTGATCCTCGCTGACGAACCGACCGGGAACCTCGATACAAAGACCAGCTTTGAAATAATGGACCTTTTTGTGCAATTGAACAAAGAGTCAAATATCACGATCATTCTGGTGACCCATGAAAAAGACATAGCTGATTTCAGCAGGAGGCTGATATTCTTCAGAGACGGTGTTGTCCTCAGCGATGAATCATCGGGGAAGACATGA
- a CDS encoding efflux RND transporter periplasmic adaptor subunit yields MKKIIAVVAVVAVLAAAGFFWRNSKGNGVKFRTEKVTKGDIVQSITASGTVNAVTTVLVGTQVSGTIKDIFVDFNSVVKKGQLIAQIDPAIFDAQVAQARANVLSAKANVEKAVVALADAKRTFNRQKELFAKNLISRSDVDTAETAHDTAGTQVSAAKAQLSQTEAALRIAETNLRYSRIESPVNGTVVSRNVDPGQTVAASFQTPTLFTIAQDLTKMQVDSSVAEADIGKIQVGQPVEFSVDAYPDSPFQGTVSAIRNAPITVQNVVTYDVVVKVENPELKLKPGMTANVSIIVSSKKDVLRVSNTALRFRPPSDKKDAPAKKGKGIGVWVLENEKLKRIAITTGINDGTYTELLSGEIAEGQEIIVESLAKPKSQSQSQSSAPRMRF; encoded by the coding sequence ATGAAAAAGATCATTGCAGTCGTCGCTGTTGTTGCTGTTTTGGCAGCAGCCGGCTTTTTCTGGCGCAACAGCAAGGGAAACGGCGTAAAATTCCGGACGGAGAAAGTAACGAAAGGTGATATTGTACAGTCGATCACTGCGTCCGGTACGGTAAATGCCGTAACAACGGTCCTTGTCGGCACCCAGGTCTCGGGTACGATCAAAGATATCTTTGTTGATTTCAATTCCGTGGTAAAGAAAGGGCAGCTTATCGCGCAGATTGATCCGGCGATCTTTGATGCCCAGGTGGCTCAGGCACGGGCAAATGTCCTTTCTGCAAAGGCGAACGTCGAAAAGGCTGTTGTGGCGCTTGCCGATGCAAAGAGGACCTTCAACAGACAGAAGGAACTCTTTGCGAAGAACCTGATATCAAGGAGCGATGTTGATACAGCAGAGACTGCCCATGATACCGCCGGCACGCAGGTCTCTGCTGCAAAGGCACAGCTCAGCCAGACCGAGGCTGCCTTGAGAATAGCCGAGACGAACCTGAGATATTCCAGAATAGAATCTCCGGTAAACGGCACGGTCGTATCCAGGAACGTAGATCCGGGACAGACCGTTGCCGCAAGTTTTCAAACTCCTACGCTTTTCACCATAGCCCAGGACCTGACGAAGATGCAGGTTGACAGCAGCGTTGCCGAGGCTGACATAGGGAAAATACAGGTTGGACAGCCTGTTGAATTTTCAGTTGATGCCTATCCTGACAGCCCTTTCCAGGGGACAGTCTCCGCGATAAGAAATGCGCCGATTACGGTGCAGAACGTGGTCACCTATGACGTGGTGGTAAAGGTGGAAAATCCCGAGCTGAAGCTCAAACCGGGCATGACTGCCAATGTTTCCATAATTGTTTCGAGCAAAAAGGATGTCCTGAGGGTATCCAATACGGCCCTCCGTTTCCGGCCGCCTTCCGACAAGAAGGACGCGCCTGCAAAGAAGGGCAAGGGCATCGGCGTCTGGGTCCTTGAAAATGAGAAGCTCAAGCGCATTGCAATAACCACCGGCATAAACGACGGCACCTATACGGAACTGCTTTCAGGCGAAATAGCCGAGGGACAGGAAATAATTGTCGAGTCCCTGGCAAAACCGAAAAGCCAGTCCCAGTCCCAGTCTTCGGCACCGCGCATGCGTTTCTGA
- a CDS encoding TolC family protein: MKRIILILLITTFSFVPAAHAVEIIGKGELITLQRAVEVGLIRHPNMLAGQGSVAVSEARKGQAQAGYWPTVDAAAGYARYEPSGVQSGSTTLTPAGSQWQYSGSASAKQMLFDFGKTSTNVNIQKLNIEASKADLENTEEQIILNVKQAYYNILRTKRNRTVAEETVNQFRQHLEQAKAFFEVGTKPKFDVTKAEVDLSNARLNLIRAENAVRLAVVSLNNAIGVPDAPEYVVEDNLSFEKYVVGLEDAVKKAYDNRPELKALTARRIAAEKAVYGARTGYFPMLTGNASWAWAGTRFDINDGSWSAGMTLSIPIFSGFLTKNQVSEAKANLIIFTANEEAVRQNVLLEVQQNYLSLKEAEERIVTAELTVGQAKENHEIATGRYSAGVGNPIEVTDAEVALSNAKAAHIQALYDYKIAAASLEKAMGVR; encoded by the coding sequence ATGAAACGAATAATTCTCATACTGTTGATCACGACTTTTTCTTTTGTCCCTGCCGCGCATGCTGTCGAAATTATCGGGAAGGGCGAACTGATTACCCTTCAACGGGCCGTCGAGGTGGGCCTTATACGACACCCCAACATGCTTGCGGGACAGGGCTCAGTTGCGGTCAGCGAGGCGAGGAAGGGACAGGCCCAGGCAGGCTATTGGCCGACGGTCGATGCTGCGGCCGGGTATGCGCGGTATGAACCTTCCGGTGTCCAGTCCGGCAGCACGACGCTTACGCCAGCCGGCTCCCAGTGGCAGTATTCAGGCAGCGCATCCGCAAAACAGATGCTCTTTGATTTTGGCAAGACCTCGACAAACGTCAATATCCAGAAACTGAATATCGAGGCATCGAAGGCTGACCTTGAAAATACGGAAGAACAGATCATTCTGAATGTCAAGCAGGCGTATTACAACATCCTGCGGACGAAAAGGAACAGGACGGTTGCTGAAGAGACGGTCAATCAGTTCCGGCAGCACCTTGAACAGGCAAAGGCCTTTTTCGAGGTCGGCACGAAACCGAAGTTCGACGTGACAAAAGCTGAGGTCGACCTGAGCAATGCACGGCTGAACCTTATCAGGGCAGAGAATGCCGTTCGGCTTGCCGTGGTGTCGCTCAACAATGCCATAGGCGTTCCTGATGCGCCGGAGTATGTTGTTGAGGACAACCTTTCTTTTGAAAAATATGTCGTTGGACTGGAGGATGCGGTGAAGAAGGCCTATGACAACAGGCCGGAACTGAAAGCGCTCACAGCCCGCCGGATTGCTGCGGAAAAAGCAGTGTATGGCGCCAGGACAGGCTATTTCCCGATGCTGACCGGCAATGCCTCCTGGGCTTGGGCAGGCACGAGATTCGATATCAATGACGGCTCCTGGAGCGCAGGCATGACCCTCTCCATACCGATCTTCAGCGGATTTCTCACCAAAAACCAGGTTTCAGAGGCTAAGGCAAATCTGATCATATTTACGGCCAATGAAGAGGCGGTGCGCCAAAATGTGCTTTTAGAGGTACAGCAGAATTATCTCAGTCTGAAGGAAGCCGAAGAGAGGATCGTCACGGCCGAGCTTACCGTGGGCCAGGCCAAAGAAAACCATGAGATCGCCACCGGCAGGTATTCGGCCGGTGTAGGCAACCCCATAGAGGTGACTGATGCTGAGGTCGCCCTGAGCAATGCAAAGGCAGCGCATATACAGGCGCTCTATGATTATAAGATCGCGGCTGCAAGTCTTGAAAAGGCGATGGGCGTCAGATAA